One window of Hymenobacter sp. BRD128 genomic DNA carries:
- a CDS encoding aldo/keto reductase, which produces MKYNLLGNTGLKVSELCLGTMTFGTRGGRFGAISGVDQAGADALTKRAVEAGINFIDTANVYTEGQSEEITGQAIRNLGLKRDDLVLATKVRGKMGDGPNDAGLTRKHIMAQAEASLKRLGTDYIDLYQTHSFDPLTPWEETLRALDDLVRQGKVRYIGASNVAAWQLQKALDTSHYQHLEKYASLQAYYTLAGRELERELVPLLLAEKVGLMVWSPLAGGFLSGKYTRENEKGEGRRSNFDFPPVNKDRAFDILDKLKPMAEAKGSTVAALALAWLLHQPVVSTAIIGAKKMEQLDDNLTAVDVQFTPEELKALDEVSKLPAEYPGWMLEFTKGDRQA; this is translated from the coding sequence ATGAAATATAATTTGCTGGGCAATACCGGCCTCAAAGTATCGGAGCTGTGCCTGGGCACCATGACGTTTGGCACGCGCGGCGGGCGTTTCGGCGCCATTAGCGGCGTCGACCAGGCCGGAGCCGACGCGCTCACCAAGCGCGCCGTGGAGGCGGGCATCAACTTTATCGACACGGCCAACGTGTACACCGAGGGCCAGTCGGAGGAAATCACCGGCCAGGCCATCCGCAACCTGGGCCTGAAGCGCGACGACCTGGTGCTGGCCACCAAGGTGCGCGGCAAAATGGGCGACGGCCCCAACGACGCTGGCCTCACCCGCAAGCACATTATGGCCCAGGCCGAGGCCAGCCTGAAGCGCCTCGGCACCGACTACATCGACCTCTACCAGACCCACAGCTTTGACCCGCTCACGCCCTGGGAGGAAACGCTGCGCGCCCTCGACGACCTCGTGCGCCAGGGCAAGGTGCGCTACATCGGGGCCAGCAACGTGGCCGCCTGGCAGTTGCAAAAGGCCCTCGACACGTCGCACTACCAGCACCTCGAAAAGTACGCGTCGCTGCAAGCCTACTACACCCTGGCCGGCCGCGAGCTGGAGCGCGAGCTGGTGCCGCTGCTGCTGGCCGAAAAAGTGGGCCTCATGGTGTGGAGCCCGCTGGCCGGCGGCTTCCTCTCGGGCAAGTACACCCGCGAAAACGAGAAGGGCGAAGGCCGCCGCAGCAACTTCGACTTCCCGCCGGTGAACAAGGACCGCGCGTTTGACATCCTCGACAAGCTCAAGCCGATGGCCGAGGCCAAGGGCAGCACCGTAGCCGCGCTCGCCCTGGCCTGGCTGCTGCACCAGCCAGTGGTGAGCACCGCCATCATCGGGGCCAAGAAAATGGAGCAGCTCGACGACAACCTCACCGCGGTGGATGTGCAGTTTACCCCCGAAGAACTGAAAGCGCTGGATGAAGTAAGCAAGCTGCCCGCCGAGTACCCTGGCTGGATGCTGGAGTTCACCAAGGGCGACCGGCAGGCGTAG
- a CDS encoding DNA/RNA non-specific endonuclease, whose amino-acid sequence MRFYTLLVLPAVLACSQPAADSQPTTASPAGRRQAPAGAFPETFETGSKGAYETADVALSTGPWLFTEGLIGGTEQDHKDGGHAARLRAGGKLTMQFDAPAGVRKITILSAAYGNDGPSTWELWVSRDHGRTWQRNGLPQTATGPSLRPALFAGLASEPLRLEIRKTDATKNRLNVDDISIETASGPVTATPASRPTASPAPSPADDYFKNRNTAGAPASPTATQPTRQGPGAAADNDNLLLGNPSGATSDSNNPTNYLYTHPQYVTGYNAQRGTPIWTSWHVGRTDITKNFPRQNDFRADPGLPRQFYAVSPQSYSGSGFDKGHNCPSGDRTATLDDNSATFLMSNMVPQAPQNNQQTWAHLEEYTRAQVENGQEAYVIMGSYGRGGTGKNGPAQTLDQGRVTVPAHIWKVVVFLPEGDNDLQRIIAGQARVVAIDTPNDNSISPQWNQYLTSVDAIEAASGLDIMSALPATTQAQLQKVVDSGRAAERR is encoded by the coding sequence ATGCGTTTTTACACTTTACTGGTGCTGCCGGCCGTGCTAGCCTGCTCGCAGCCTGCAGCCGACTCCCAGCCTACCACCGCTAGCCCCGCCGGCCGCCGCCAGGCGCCGGCCGGCGCCTTCCCCGAAACCTTCGAAACCGGCAGCAAAGGCGCCTACGAGACGGCCGATGTGGCGCTGAGCACCGGGCCGTGGCTGTTCACCGAAGGCCTCATCGGCGGCACCGAGCAAGACCACAAGGACGGCGGGCACGCCGCGCGTCTGCGTGCCGGCGGCAAGCTCACCATGCAGTTTGACGCCCCGGCCGGGGTGCGCAAAATTACTATCCTGTCGGCCGCCTATGGCAACGACGGCCCCAGCACCTGGGAGCTGTGGGTGAGCCGCGACCACGGCCGCACCTGGCAGCGCAATGGCCTGCCCCAGACCGCCACCGGCCCCAGCCTGCGCCCGGCGCTGTTTGCGGGGCTAGCCAGCGAGCCGCTGCGCCTGGAAATCCGCAAGACCGACGCCACCAAAAACCGGCTCAATGTGGACGACATCAGCATTGAAACGGCCAGCGGCCCGGTTACGGCCACGCCCGCCAGCCGGCCCACGGCTAGCCCCGCTCCCAGCCCGGCCGACGATTATTTCAAGAACCGCAATACGGCTGGCGCCCCGGCCAGTCCTACCGCCACCCAGCCCACGCGCCAGGGGCCCGGCGCGGCCGCCGACAACGACAACCTGCTGCTCGGCAACCCTAGCGGCGCCACCTCGGACTCCAACAACCCGACCAATTACCTCTACACGCACCCGCAATACGTGACTGGTTATAACGCCCAGCGCGGCACGCCCATCTGGACGAGCTGGCACGTGGGCCGCACCGACATTACCAAGAACTTTCCGCGCCAGAACGACTTCCGGGCCGACCCCGGCCTGCCCCGGCAGTTCTACGCGGTGTCGCCGCAGAGCTACAGCGGCTCGGGCTTCGATAAAGGCCACAACTGCCCGAGCGGCGACCGCACGGCCACGCTCGACGACAACTCGGCCACCTTCCTAATGAGCAACATGGTGCCCCAGGCGCCCCAAAACAACCAGCAAACCTGGGCCCACCTCGAAGAATACACCCGCGCCCAGGTCGAAAACGGCCAGGAAGCCTACGTCATAATGGGCAGCTACGGCCGCGGCGGCACCGGCAAAAATGGCCCTGCCCAAACTCTCGACCAGGGCCGCGTAACCGTGCCCGCCCACATCTGGAAAGTGGTGGTCTTCCTGCCCGAAGGCGATAACGACCTCCAGCGCATCATCGCCGGCCAGGCCCGCGTGGTAGCTATCGACACGCCCAACGATAATAGTATCAGCCCGCAGTGGAATCAATACCTGACCTCGGTCGATGCCATTGAAGCCGCCTCGGGCCTCGATATTATGAGCGCGCTGCCAGCAACTACCCAGGCGCAGCTGCAAAAAGTGGTGGACAGCGGCCGGGCGGCCGAGCGGCGCTAG
- a CDS encoding DoxX-like family protein, translating to MPTPLYRALTYFIALVWLANGLLGKVLNLVPRHAAIVARILGPAYAGPLTRLIGLAEIGMAVWLLSGIRRRWCVLAQLALVTTMNALEFRLAPDLLLWGRANAVFASLFVGLLYYYEFRLPHPSPAR from the coding sequence ATGCCGACACCCCTCTACCGCGCGCTCACTTATTTCATTGCCTTGGTGTGGCTAGCCAACGGCCTGCTAGGCAAGGTGCTGAATTTAGTACCGCGCCACGCGGCCATTGTAGCACGCATCCTGGGGCCAGCCTACGCGGGGCCGCTCACGCGCCTCATTGGGCTAGCCGAAATCGGCATGGCGGTGTGGCTGCTGAGCGGCATCAGGCGGCGGTGGTGCGTGCTGGCCCAACTGGCACTAGTGACCACGATGAACGCGCTGGAATTTAGGCTGGCGCCCGACTTGCTGCTGTGGGGCCGCGCCAATGCCGTATTTGCCAGCCTGTTTGTGGGGCTGCTGTACTACTACGAGTTTCGGCTGCCTCACCCTAGTCCCGCCCGCTGA
- a CDS encoding DUF2071 domain-containing protein, whose amino-acid sequence MLAWLKTHPFAVEAFFERSLVLTFAAPAAEVQALLPAPLVADTWQTEWALLAVALVQTRALRPRGFPVWLGQDFCLVGYRAFVRYVTPAGKRLRGLYILRSETDRRRMALLGNVFTHYGYAPIDLRLTEAKGHLAAASARGDFDLQVTLPTPGEAVALPAGSPFGTWAEARRFAGPLPFTFAVEAARRRVVIVEGVREQWQPQPVTVARAHAGFLKSLPLSQLVLANAFALQNVPYHWKKGRTELWRP is encoded by the coding sequence ATGCTAGCCTGGTTGAAAACCCATCCGTTTGCAGTAGAAGCGTTTTTTGAGCGCTCGCTGGTGCTCACCTTCGCCGCGCCGGCCGCCGAGGTGCAGGCCCTGCTGCCCGCGCCGCTGGTGGCCGATACCTGGCAAACTGAGTGGGCTTTGCTGGCCGTGGCGCTGGTGCAAACCCGCGCGCTACGGCCCCGAGGCTTCCCGGTCTGGCTAGGCCAGGATTTTTGTCTGGTGGGCTACCGGGCATTTGTGCGCTACGTCACGCCGGCCGGCAAGCGCCTGCGCGGGCTCTACATTCTGCGCTCCGAAACCGACCGCCGCCGCATGGCGCTGCTTGGCAATGTCTTCACGCACTACGGCTACGCCCCCATCGACCTGCGCCTGACCGAGGCCAAGGGCCACCTGGCAGCGGCATCGGCCCGCGGAGATTTCGACCTGCAAGTAACCTTGCCTACCCCCGGCGAAGCGGTGGCGCTGCCGGCCGGCTCGCCCTTCGGCACCTGGGCTGAGGCGCGGCGCTTTGCCGGGCCGCTGCCCTTCACCTTTGCAGTAGAGGCCGCCCGGCGGCGCGTCGTTATTGTGGAAGGCGTGCGCGAACAGTGGCAGCCGCAACCCGTGACCGTCGCGCGGGCGCACGCCGGTTTTCTGAAAAGCCTGCCACTTAGCCAGTTGGTACTAGCCAATGCCTTTGCGCTGCAAAATGTGCCCTACCATTGGAAAAAAGGCCGCACCGAGCTATGGCGCCCGTAA
- a CDS encoding class I SAM-dependent methyltransferase, translated as MAPVRKPWQGLRNIVRFNWHFYALALGLAGVLSLLLAWGPALLSPYAAGGLVLVLAPLVVSLAVSAYVYDGAGLYELGWLPMGVGPVAGQILLTVSAGFDEVSPVLRQRWPDGQLLAVDFYDPARHTEVSIGRARRAYPPPADALPASTLALPLPDHAADATLAFLAAHEIRDATERATFFREIRRVTRPGGPIVVVEHLRDPANFLAYTVGFFHFHSRRAWLATFRAAGLRVARELKITPFISAFILHSDAASA; from the coding sequence ATGGCGCCCGTAAGAAAACCCTGGCAGGGCCTGCGCAACATTGTGCGGTTTAACTGGCACTTTTATGCCCTGGCCCTGGGACTAGCCGGCGTATTGAGCCTGCTACTAGCTTGGGGCCCGGCACTGCTAAGCCCCTACGCGGCCGGTGGACTGGTGCTGGTACTGGCGCCGCTGGTGGTATCGCTAGCCGTATCGGCCTACGTCTACGATGGCGCGGGCCTCTACGAGCTGGGCTGGCTGCCGATGGGCGTGGGGCCAGTAGCGGGCCAGATTCTGCTTACCGTGAGCGCCGGCTTCGACGAGGTAAGCCCGGTGTTGCGGCAGCGCTGGCCAGATGGGCAGTTGCTGGCCGTCGATTTTTACGACCCAGCCCGCCATACAGAAGTGTCTATCGGGCGGGCGCGGCGAGCCTACCCGCCCCCGGCCGACGCGCTGCCTGCCAGCACCCTGGCCCTGCCCCTGCCCGACCACGCTGCCGATGCCACGCTAGCCTTCTTGGCGGCGCACGAAATACGCGATGCCACGGAGCGTGCCACGTTCTTCCGCGAAATCCGCCGCGTGACGCGGCCCGGCGGACCCATCGTGGTGGTTGAGCACCTACGTGACCCGGCCAATTTCCTGGCCTATACTGTTGGCTTTTTCCATTTCCATTCGCGGCGGGCATGGCTAGCTACTTTCCGGGCTGCGGGGCTGCGGGTAGCCCGCGAGCTCAAAATCACCCCCTTTATTTCCGCTTTCATCTTGCACAGCGATGCAGCTTCAGCTTGA